From a region of the Castanea sativa cultivar Marrone di Chiusa Pesio chromosome 10, ASM4071231v1 genome:
- the LOC142613496 gene encoding uncharacterized protein LOC142613496, with protein MGSGFSAKLFEDTRYDAYCRQIKTINETDYVVNAVDTEVFSDIVQYEVLDKGIFGRADVQHMKRAISDQMQMINETIINAEYQKLRKMQRNKQIVDAIESVQLFASLFKVGNGCRGQSLECLKHDTGLNSNEVGCKRIYREDHMDLKRQLKFLNKLAKKTIQTKYGDAYDCINLYEQPFFNHYSLKSHIYDFPVRSASNPEGIRDQKSSPLFNPSNFWLNSKGCPVGMVPIRRNTMADLKRAKLATKIHNSKYKPLTVDKPGTHYAVVRTKYTNVYHGGSAIISIYNPKVEGTQYSSARIKVQNGPDSIEVGWTVNPTLYNDTRTRLYTFTKTASSSCFNSLCNSIIPTSTDIPLGYAIEPISTTKRQFDLKFMLFWKWKLVSKFGQDETVIRFWPKNVFTALGDGANYVEWGGEVFSPPGVPSPPMGSGYSAKLNEDTRYDAYYRQIKTINETDYVVNAVDTEWGQNKNNVYHGGSASISIYNPKVKGTQYSSARIKVQNYPDSIEVGWMVNPTLYNNTRTRLYTITKTAKSSCFDTLCNSLIPVRTDIPLDIPLESISTPEQQFDLQLMLFWDSSNGNWILKFGQDETVIGFWPKNVFTALGDGANYVEWGGEVFSPPGVPSPPMGSGYS; from the exons ATGGGCTCTGGATTTAGTGCAAAGTTATTTGAAGACACCAGATATGATGCATATTGCAGgcaaattaaaacaattaatgaGACTGATTATGTTGTGAATGCTGTTGATACCGAAGTTTTTTCAGATATTGTACAATATGAAGTTCTTGATAAAGGAATATTTGGTCGAGCTGATGTTCAGCACATG AAAAGAGCCATAAGTGATCAAATGCAAATGATTAATGAGACCATTATTAATGCAGAATACCAGAAACTGAGAAAGATGCAAAGAAAT AAACAGATTGTTGATGCCATAGAATCTGTTCAGTTGTTTGCTTCTCTGTTTAAAGTTGGGAATGGCTGTCGTGGTCAATCTCTGGAATGCTTGAAGCATGATACAGGCCTAAA CAGTAATGAGGTTGGTTGCAAGAGAATATATCGAGAAGATCACATGGACCTGAAAAGGCAacttaagtttttaaataaGTTAGCCAAGAAAACTATTCAG ACAAAGTATGGCGATGCATACGATTGCATAAATCTCTATGAACAACCGTTCTTCAATCATTATTCACTCAAGAGCCATATTTATGATTTTCCA GTGAGATCTGCCTCCAACCCTGAAGGAATCAGAGACCAAAAGTCTTCACCACTATTTAATCCATCTAATTTTTGGCTAAATAGTAAAGGTTGTCCAGTTGGTATGGTTCCCATTAGGAGAAATACCATGGCTGATCTCAAAAGGGCAAAGTTAGCTACAAAGATAcataactcaaaatataaaCCACTTACCGTTGATAAACCTGGTACTCAT TATGCTGTAGTACGGACAAAATATACGAACGTGTACCATGGAGGTTCTGCAATCATCAGCATATATAACCCAAAAGTCGAAGGAACTCAATACAGTTCTGCTCGCATAAAGGTTCAAAATGGTCCGGATAGCATAGAAGTTGGATGGACA GTAAATCCAACCTTGTACAATGATACTCGTACCCGATTATACACATTTACAAAA ACAGCTAGTTCCTCATGCTTCAATTCATTATGTAATTCAATAATTCCTACAAGTACGGATATTCCTCTTGGCTATGCTATAGAGCCAATTTCAACGACAAAACGGCAATTTGACTTGAAATTCATgcttttttgg AAATGGAAACTGGTTTCTAAATTTGGTCAAGATGAAACTGTAATCAGATTTTGGCCAAAAAATGTATTCACTGCTTTAGGAGATGGTGCTAATTACGTTGAATGGGGAGGAGAGGTTTTTAGTCCTCCTGGTGTGCCTAGCCCTCCCATGGGCTCTGGGTATAGTGCAAAGTTAAATGAAGACACCAGATATGATGCATATTACAGgcaaattaaaacaattaatgaGACTGATTATGTTGTGAATGCTGTTGATACCGAA TGGGGACAAAATAAGAACAACGTGTACCATGGAGGTTCTGCAAGCATCAGCATATATAACCCAAAAGTCAAAGGAACTCAATACAGTTCTGCTCGCATAAAGGTTCAAAATTATCCAGATAGCATAGAAGTTGGATGGATG GTAAATCCAACCTTGTACAACAATACTCGTACCAGATTATACACAATTacaaaa ACAGCGAAATCCTCATGCTTCGATACATTATGTAATTCACTAATTCCTGTGAGGACGGATATTCCTCTCGACATTCCTTTAGAGTCAATTTCAACGCCAGAACAGCAATTTGACTTGCAATTAATgcttttttgg GATTCTAGCAATGGAAACTGGATTCTAAAATTTGGTCAAGATGAAACTGTAATCGGATTTTGGCCAAAAAATGTATTCACTGCTTTAGGAGACGGTGCTAATTATGTTGAATGGGGAGGAGAGGTTTTTAGTCCTCCTGGTGTGCCTAGCCCTCCCATGGGCTCTGGTTATAGTTAA
- the LOC142612735 gene encoding uncharacterized protein LOC142612735, whose product MQNPPQNLTLSLSLPKTHFHFIPYFLRFPQIQCPNSLKTHFSVHCSARAGAGAGAGAGGGRGRGGKKKQPKKQGGSGSGGRIEGDAAFRRAIKEGARDKSRRMAETRFLRRNSEKNNKSLNHADNFTEDELQEIGLGYDRMVRFMDKDDPNLRHPYDWYKYGQYGPYSWRGVVVGDPIRGRFSDERVTLISEVRDQEEWEKIEQFEMATDFGKRLKEMENNVKINNNTDSIKGFFKHFWVFVRHPKWRVNELPWEQWTLACEVVVEAPKKGRLDKWSLMGRFGNKARSLITQCAAWMRPDILYVKRPVYQSRFEPQEDFFKGLMPLLDPKTERQYLFEVRNEDGSVDACTYFGGLCKILRANPKAFVDDVVNKYEKLSDERKSECLGFLLSNHPTQNLLHPYTKEWKAKLEEMELGCDALDDDEDRLSSNAGEAEVVEWIEDDGNDEEEEDECIVENDDDDDDIVMDSEEGGDDESGIEEEDLSVEEDKKFWEEEFRKAVSSADAMEKLAKRSVEVSNKFYKEQLREMESQKKRKVKNNAEDGDETALRGKWPKVSPGEWKRVGYGPWRKRIKKSKIPPELFLRAAVRPFTYRNLVKEIVLVRHGIVDGDFSWKE is encoded by the coding sequence atgcaaaacccTCCTCAAAACctcacactctcactctctctcccaAAAACCCACTTCCATTTTATCCCCTATTTTCTTCGCTTCCCCCAAATCCAATGCCCCAATTCTCTCAAAACCCATTTCTCTGTTCACTGCTCCGCTCGAGCAGGAGCAGGAGCAGGAGCAGGAGCAGGAGGAGGACGAGGTCGAGGAGGCAAGAAGAAGCAGCCGAAGAAGCAAGGAGGCAGCGGTTCAGGAGGCCGCATAGAGGGAGACGCCGCGTTCCGGCGAGCCATAAAGGAAGGCGCCCGCGATAAAAGCAGGAGGATGGCAGAGACCCGGTTCCTCCGCCGCAACAGCGAAAAGAACAACAAGAGCCTTAACCACGCCGACAATTTCACCGAAGACGAGCTTCAAGAGATTGGCTTAGGCTACGACCGTATGGTTCGATTCATGGACAAAGACGACCCCAATCTCCGACACCCATATGACTGGTACAAGTATGGCCAGTACGGCCCTTACTCCTGGCGTGGTGTTGTCGTTGGTGACCCCATTCGCGGCCGCTTTTCGGACGAGCGTGTCACTTTGATCAGTGAAGTCAGGGACCAGGAAGAGTGGGAGAAGATTGAGCAGTTTGAAATGGCTACGGATTTCGGTAAGAGGTTGAAGGAAATGGAAAATAAtgtcaaaattaataataatactgaTAGTATTAAAGGGTTTTTTAAGCATTTCTGGGTGTTTGTGAGACACCCCAAATGGAGAGTTAATGAATTGCCTTGGGAACAATGGACTTTGGCGTGTGAGGTTGTTGTGGAAGCCCCGAAAAAAGGAAGGTTGGATAAGTGGAGTTTGATGGGTAGGTTTGGGAATAAGGCGAGGTCTCTTATAACGCAATGTGCGGCGTGGATGAGGCCTGATATTCTGTACGTTAAGAGGCCGGTGTATCAGTCTCGGTTTGAGCCTCAGGAGGATTTTTTTAAGGGGTTGATGCCGTTATTGGATCCGAAAACGGAGAGGCAGTACTTGTTTGAGGTGAGGAATGAGGATGGGAGTGTTGATGCTTGTACTTATTTTGGTGGATTGTGTAAGATTTTGAGGGCCAATCCCAAAGCGTTTGTGGATGATGTGGTGAACAAGTATGAGAAGTTGAGCGATGAGAGGAAGTCTGAGTGTTTGGGGTTTCTGTTGAGTAATCATCCAACGCAGAACTTGTTGCATCCGTATACTAAGGAGTGGAAAGCAAAGTTGGAGGAGATGGAGTTGGGGTGTGATGCCctggatgatgatgaggatcGGCTCAGCAGTAATGCAGGTGAGGCTGAGGTTGTAGAGTGGATTGAGGATGATGGTAATgacgaggaggaggaggatgaaTGCATTGTtgagaatgatgatgatgatgatgatatagTTATGGATTCAGAAGAAGGTGGAGATGATGAATCTGGTATTGAAGAAGAGGATTTAAGTGTAGAAGAGGATAAGAAGTTTTGGGAGGAGGAGTTTCGAAAGGCAGTGAGCAGCGCGGATGCAATGGAGAAGTTAGCAAAACGGAGTGTCGAAGTGTCAAATAAGTTCTATAAGGAGCAGTTGAGGGAAATGGAATCacagaaaaagagaaaagttaaaaacaatGCAGAAGATGGAGATGAAACTGCACTGAGGGGCAAATGGCCAAAAGTGAGTCCAGGGGAATGGAAGCGTGTTGGGTATGGTCCATGGAGAAAAAGGATTAAGAAGAGTAAAATTCCTCCGGAGTTGTTTTTGCGAGCTGCAGTAAGACCATTCACTTACAGAAATCTTGTAAAGGAGATTGTTTTGGTGAGGCATGGAATTGTAGATGGTGATTTTAGTTGGAAAGAATAA